The DNA region ACCTACTTCAACGCTGTGTGTGTTTGCGCAATCAGTTGGCAAAAGGTGCCATGGGAGTGTCATCATCGCAGGCCTAGACCCTGGCCAACTTACAAAAATTCCTATGCTGCAATCCTTCCGGTGGTACTGTGCACTTcatgaaaaaaaaaaaaagcttTGGCTTGCGTTTTGGTCCGCCACTCAAGTCGATGTGGGCAATTCTAGGTGGGCAATGCGCCGTCGGAATCCTGCTGTAGGATCGAGTTGCTCTTCCCAGTATGTGTGTAGCAGGACCATGGATCTGACGATAAAGACAGGGAGGTCCAGACTACAGTTCAAGGTTAATTTGCGCCCTGCCATAAACTCCAGCATGCCGCAGAAGTTGTCGTCGAAATTGGACAAATACTCGAGGGCAAGGCTCTTAAAGTTCGAGGTCACATAGAGGATTGCTCGTTCCCCTGAGGATGCAAATTCGAGACTTCTCCCACTCACTCCCCCGACTCCACGCATAGCTCACAGATGCTCCACGAGAACGCCGTATGCAGCCTTGACGAGGCTCAGCTCCCCCGTCATGTCCCCGGCGCCGTTCCAGAAAAAGAGGCCCCCGAGGCCCACGTCCTGAGTATACCTCGCCTTGGCCATGACCGTTCGCGGCACGTCAAAGGAGAAGAACCTCTtccccccgccgtcgccaccgtcttcaaacagcgacgccgcgcccctcgcctcgtcgacgtgcgccTTCGCGATCCACTCCTGCGGCAGGTCGCAGTAGTCTatctcgcccgcgcccgaccCGAAGCCCTGGCCCGGCTCCGCCGCGTCCGGGAAGAAGCGCGCGTACGCGGGGATGCCCAGTAGGATCTTGCCAGCGGGCACTCTGCGCGAGATAACGTACTCgaccccggcggcgcccgacgTTGCGAGGTCCGGGTGTTgatagtggtggtggccatggtgatggtggcctgcgccgccgccgccgcccgctcgcagctgcgcgtGATGGCCGCATACCTCAGTCCATGGCCCGGTAAAGTCGTAGGCCATGAGATTGAGGAAGTCGAGATGGcggctggcctcggcgagatCAATGTTCCGGAGGCAGTACTCGCCCACGGGCAACGCGGTGGTCAGCAAATACTGGGGGGGAGGCAGCGCGCGCCTAATGGAGTGAAGAAGCTTGACAAAGTCCCGACCCTCCTCGGTCGTCTTGGGATGTTCCCAGTCGACTGCCTCATGGGACCCCCTCTCTCGTGTCAGCAAGCAGCACAATGGACGTCTTCTCCAAACAAACAGCCAACAACGCTTTGGGGGGGTTATGAAACGACGGCACGCACCGTCCACGCCATCGAAGCTATGCCGGTCGCAGAACTCGCGTATCTGAGCCGCAAACGTGCGACGCGACTGCTCCCTcgccgcgagggccgggAACTCTGCGCTCGCGttcgcgccgcccaccgagACGAGCGTCTTGATgtgcgggtggcggcgcttgAGCTCCGCGAGcgcagccaggcagccctGCTGCCCGTCGGTGGGCTTCTGCAGGTCCGCATAttcgtcgaggagctggtcgACTGCCAGGTCAGATGCGACGGCGGATTCCTCAACTGAGCGTGGGGGGCACGCGTCTGGTGCTTTGCGGGAGCTCGGGGCGCGCCACTCACCTTGAGGCTTCCGTCCTCGTTGACACTGGGGCGGGCTGCCGTCAGcggtctgctgctgccatgtTCAAATCAACGTGAGGCACGCAACGGGCAAACTCACCCTATGAAGGCGTAGAACACGTGGGTCATGGACTCGACATCGAGTGAGGCCGGCGTCTTGTCCTTGTAGGCCCTCCACGAGGGATAGTAAGCGGCATtgacgcgggcggccggcgcgggcgacctgCTGTGTCTGAATCCGAAACGCATTTCTGACTGATTGCACTGACCACGGTGATGGCATCCCAAGTTGACGAACTGAGGTCGGTGAGAAAAGCCGTGCTTCGTACGTCATAAATACGAAGCAGAAAACCCCGCAGTGCAACGCGCGGCTAGTCACGTACAATTGCATGTAACACGAAGCATTGCTCAGCTCGAAGTTTTCTTCTTTTGCGACGTTGGGCGTATCAATACAAGATGTGCCACAACGTTGAAACGCCACCATCATCTCAGCTCAATCATCGGGGTTGCTTCATCAGTCGTGACCAGCCGTCTAATGGCTCTAAAACTCAGCACCTGGAGAGAAATCCTCACACATATGTGCAGTGTCGTGGTGGTATCTTTTCCCCGGGCTCCATGGCCGCTCAAAAAATAAAAAGTACAGTATAGCCGTTGCAAAAAATGGATCGACGCAAATTGGCCTGGCCAGCAATCTCACCGTCTGCATCCTGCTGATCTACAAGATGCAGCACACGTCCTCAGCTTTGGCGTACGAAACACCAAGGTTGAACTCATCCATTGCGCAACCGGAATCGTCCGAGACATCGCCCGGATCTGGCGAGCTCAGCTTGGACACGGCGAGACGACTGCGAACCGTGTCATATGCGGGCCGCAGGAGCTCTGCCTTGGCCTGCCAGTTGACGTAGCCGAAGCCCGTGTCGTATTCTGCAATCATGCGCTTGATAGCAGGCCGTTGcgactcgtcgtccatggcagCCCATGCGGACAGCAGCCCAAGGGGAATATGGCTGGCCCCAAAcggtcgtcgccgcttcGCTCTCTCGGCTAGGTCTAGCATCTCGGCGCAGTAGACATCCATCTCCTCTCCCAGGAGGGGGTCGTAGGGATTGAGGGCACGCAGCATGCCGTTGAGCGTCATGCCCATGGAGAGCAGCAAGCAGTACGCCGCCTGGTACCGCGTCTGCAGGCGAACCAAAACCAACGGGAGTTTGTCGAGGGGACCGCTGCAAGCTGGTTCAATGACATCAAGAAGGTGTCGTCTCAGTCCGGGAAAATCTAGCCGGACGATTTGATATAGTGATTGCATTCGAGAGATGTTTTGCATCGGATGGCGCAGGATCTCGGTCATGAGTGCCATATTCTGCAGCTCGAGACAGGTGAGTACTACTCCCTCGACATTTTGTACGGGAGCGGTCGGCCTGTGCACCTCGGCGAGGGTGGAAAGCCATGGCTCCAGCTGAATGTCTGGATTAAATATGCTTTCAAGGAGCTGATTCTCTGTCAGTCGACGCTTGGATCAGCAACGGAGATGGTGGCACAGTGGACTCACCACAGAGACGGTCAGCGTAATGAGCATGACAGTGCTTTGCGGGTCGTGCAGCTGTCGATTGACGACGACACCCAGCAAATGAGCCATTGCCTGTCCATGCTGAGGAAAGGagtcgtcgtctttgcctATCCAGCCCTTGGGAAACGGTCAGTGTTAGCCGGTCTACATTTGCCGGCCTGGGATGGTGCTGCTCACCTGGACGAGCATGATGAGGTAGATGGCGCACAGCGTCTCTCCTGAGTAAGCGGTTTTGGGGTTTTGCAAGCATTTTTGCACCGAGTTGAGAGCTCGCACGTATTTACTTATCGACGAAGTGGATAGATTGCCGGTGTGGACGCAGCTAAAGCAGCTGGCGAGGGCTTCGGCGGAGGCGTCGAGCGCTTCATGGTGGCCCAGCTGCAAGGGAATCTCGTTCATGAAGGTGCCATAGCAGAACAGGTCGTAGCTGGGGTCCGTGATCTCGAGGACGGAGATGAAGGCGCTGGCAGTGGTGGTAGTGGGATTGGTGAGGGCGCGCGAGGGGTCGAAGACGACCTTGGCAGAGGCGGGTGGCCGTCGCGAGAGCTGCTTGTCGGCGGCTCTGAGATGGGGCGTCTCGTCCTTGAACTTGAAGCGCTGCTGGCCGCAGCCGATGCAGGCGATGTTGAGGCGCGCGCAACGGGAGCATGCGGGCTTTGCCTGGTCGCActggggatgggggaggTTGCGTGTtagacgacgccgccgaaggCACATCGGAAGATGGTTTGGGGCTACAAGACTTGCCTTTTTCTTTTGCTTCCGACACGCTTCGCACCCACGATATGAGGGAACGCCAGGCATGGTCgcacgcgggcgacggcggcggcgaatatgatcggtggcggcggcggcggctgctgctaccaGTCGATGGTCGTCCTCGTACCTAGATATGGCCCTGGAGTCTACCTACGACGGTGAGTCTCGATAATGGGAGACGTGGGGAAGTGGCCGTGTATTTCTGTCGCCGAAATACGAAGCACAGGAGGTTGAGTTGAACAATTGAGCCGAGTGGGTAGGGGAGGATTGCGATGTGTTGCAATGCGATACTTGTGCAGCAGGAAGCAGTGAGCCGTCGGTCGCGGATCGGCGGTGCGTACCAATTTGCGTGTTGCGACGAGAGCCGGGCCCAAAAGAGCTTGATGAGAGCGAGCGCCTTCTTAGACCAGGCGATGACGTTGTTTGGGGGCGCTTCCTTAAATAGCgggtgggtggtgatggtgggtTCCAGTTGTGAGGCCTAATAAACCTGGGGCCTGGACGGGCGgtcaggggggggggggcagaaCTTGCATGTGCTTAGGTATGTAGTAGCGAGATCGGTAGTAGTAATTTGGTATTAATCCCTGATTGGAACCGggctgtacgaagtatatgGTTTCCGAGAGCTCGGGCAGGAACTCGTTAGAGGTGCTCTTGCCGTATTTGTATAGTGGAGGAGGCACGAGCCTGGCATGCTATAcacggcgaagaagagcCCGCCCGGTCAGTGAATCCCGTGGCAGTGAAAAGAGGCGCGGCTGTCAGACATGGGATGGGGGTTGCACCGTAGTTGGACGGGGCCCTCCATGATCGCTCCTCAGCAGGCGTGGGCACTTGGGCTCAGCGTTACTTGCGGTTCTCCAGACGCCCACTGTACTTTGTAACTTGGTAATTTTTTTTTGTGTCCTAGCATTTGAGCTCTCTCTAGCTCATGATAGCAGCTCGCCATCTCCCTTCGGAGCATGATGGTCGGCATGATGGACGAGGGACCGGGCGGCGTGACCGCCACGACTGATGAATGAGCCTTGCTCTGCACCAAGGAGCGGCCGAATCTTGCCAATACCATGGCACGATGCGACATGATTCTGTACTGTGCCGCAAATGAGTCTCGCAAGCACCACTGCCGGCGCTTGTTCCAGGGGACAGCCCCCCGGCAAGACGGCgaatcggcggcggccgtttacagacgacaagggcggcggctgtgtgccatccatcccatcttacccatgccatgccatccaaCCTCACATCGCGTGCTGCCTGCTGGGTTTGACCTTCGAGTCGCATTGTGGGTAAAAGGACCTCCAAGCCCTCCccaccatccgccgccgaTCATTCGGGCTGatgcggtggcggcaactCGCTCCTCCGTAGTTGACGTGTCCCCGCTAAACTATGGCACCGTCTGCCACAGGGGGAGTGCACCCGCGTATTCTCTCCAAGGATGCAAGGCGAGagctactgctgctactccACCAGGGGGGTGGTGAGACTGGTGTCTTTTGCCCGGTAGGGCTATGCTGCGGTGGTCCGTTTGTAGTATAAAGTACGAGGTACCATCCATCTCGGCTGCTAATAAGGTAAGGTTGGCCAAAAAGCTTGGCCTCCCGTCAGCCTACTGAGATTGTAATGGTGCCCGGGATGAGATTCCCAACTTTATCTCCCAGCCTGTCGATGAGCCCTCGCTGGTCGGGCGATGGGACCGGGGGGGCCGAAGACCGTTGCGTTGtgcggcgatgcggccaggctgatgctgatgctgatgtcGATgctcatgatgatggcgcagACCATGTCATTGACTCAAGCGCATCTCACGAGTGACCTTGTCTTGCAGTGGGCATCCACCCAGGTAGTGAGGTCTCTCGGCGAGCGCCGAGTATCCACGCCGACGTCTTCAATGTTCGGCTCCGTGTCGCCTACATGTCCCCATGAGGTTCCCGCTTCCAGACGAGCGCCATGCGGCCTACTTTATTCACCATGTAAAGTGTAAACTAGCGTCAGTACCTGCATATCGACACTTAACGGAACATTATAATATTAGTACTGACTGCCGACCCGCCcaagagagagggagagagaagtccctcggccgaggcggacgcggTGCCACCAAGGCAGACTTAGACGATCGATCGACGCTGTGCCGCCAACAAACTtgcggtcggtcggtccgTCAGCAGCTTCGTTTCGCTTCAACCCCCCAGCAGCGTTCAGCCGTTCTCCCCCCCTGGTCGCGTCTCCCGTCTCCCATCGACCCTCATTGGGCGTCgcgatcgtcgtcgtcgtcgtcgtcgtcgtcaattggcgacgagggcatgtCATCGGCGGGACTCGGAGGAAGCAAGATTGGTCCCTGTCTCTCTCCTTTTCTCTTGTGCAGCCTCTGGCGCGCCCGGTTCTCGTGGTTCGGTCAGATTCAACATGggacgcgccgcggccgcgacggctccCGCAAGATATATCCCAAAGCGTGCTTCGCTTGCTTGCCTTTCACGCTTCGCTTGCCTGCGTGaaaggcaagcaagcaggggTTTTGTCTGCACGCACCATCCTTTCCAGAGTCTAACAACAAACGTTGCCCCGCGGCAGGCACTCACCTTGTAAATCTGCTGGCGTGAGCTTATCTACAGCCTCCCAGCGGCGCATCTCACCCCAACGGGCATAGCGCCTTGCCCGTTGGCGTCTGTTGGGTCCTGGGGCCGTACTGTAAGTACCTTACCCCCTGTATACTGTAAGTACCTTATGCACTCGCCTCTAGGTACTCATCATCAACGTCCCGAGAAACCTTGTCCAACCGCAACCCAGAACCAAAAAGGGCCTTGCGCAGGCATCATCCATCACTGCCAGCTCAGAAACGTGTGctgccctccctcccttctgAGCATGGCATTGCCCTGTCTATCAACATCCTTGCGCAACATGGCTTTTGCATACCCTTTCGCTCGCTTTCCCCTAGCATCCCACCCATTTCTAGAAGAGATACGAGTATACACACCGCACTTGGTGCGCACTCACGCCGATCCCCCCCttctgcccgcccaccaccacatgcTACGCACGCACATGTTGGCCGTCAGACTGGCTGGCCAGAAACCACTCCAAACTTAGACTCGTCCAATGCCGACGACtccctgcgccgcccgcccgccagccacccGCGGCCCGGTGCAGCCCATCGTGTAAGCCAGAAGACGTCATTGCCATGATGCCCTACTGCAGCACCGTTTCTCATCGTTCGCTCGACGGTTCAGTCTGGGGCGTCACTCGGCCGAATCGTTTCATTCAAAGGAGCCCATCAGTCCGGTGGCTCGTCAGCCGCCCCGCGTAGACCGCATGCCTTCTTCCCTCATCAACTCTGCTGTCTTTTGGCCTCCGTCTTGTAAGAATAATCCACACTCCATAGTTGCCGTATAGGAGTCTCTCGTCTACCGTGAAGCACATCAAAGTCATTATCGGCGAAGTCTCTTTGCCCTTGTCACGGACTaggccatcgtcaccatcatcatgccCGGCGTCTTCTCACAGCTCCTCTCCGGGTCGTCACTGCAAAACGGCCCGGGCTGGGGCctcaacggcgacggcgacggagcagcagcaacatcacGGCCAACTCACATCTTCACCCTCGGCTCCGCCCCCAGCGGTTCCTCCCTGAATGCAACCTCCGTCCGGCCCGCCGGCTACCCGCCAACCGCACCGCCGCTCTACACATTCACCGGCGCGCCCCACGCCAAGCCCAACATCGCGCTCTACTacggcgaggcggccagcccggcggccAACATGATTGGCGAGGGTAAGCTCAGCTCCTTCTCGTCCACGACGCAGATGCGCGTCCGCGGCATGCCCTTTACGCTGCGCATGAGCCACATGTCGGGCAGCGTCACCCTCGAGTCGCCCGTCACGGGCAAGATGAAGCTCAAGCCGAACCCCATGACGGGcaccggcctcgccctctaCGACTCCTCCGGGAACAAGGTGGCCAAGATTAGAtcaggaggcggcggcggtttcGGCGACAAGAAACAGCTCGAGATATACGTGCCGTGCGACGGCATGTTCATCGAGGTCATCCTGCTCAGCTTCCTAACTGCCAAGATGCTCAACAAGATCGTCGGGGAcgcggtgggcgaggcggtcaCGTCTGTCGTAACTGCATAGCTCGAAGTCCAAGGGGGCCGAGCCAGGTCCTATCGTTGCTGATATATTTCGTGGGTAGTTTAGTAGTCTTCTCCTTTGCAGCTACTCCCCTGACTTTTGGGATTGCAAATGTATCATGTATGTACTTTAGTAGACGACACATGAGAGACACTCGCGCATGCCGTCCGTACCCGCAAGACGTTTAACATCAGTACAGTGCCGGACGACGCAAGGACCGTTGCGTTCCCAGAACCACCTACAGCCGAACAGGCCCCGGGCACGCAGAATGCACCTGAATAACATACGCAACGTAGAGGCACGCCCGGCGCCCGGGCCTGCTCGTCAACAAcaaggcggccacggcaccaCAGCCGCCTTGCAGGTAGTATGTGCCAACGTACATACGATGGGCAAACGAGGCCTGCGCGGTGGGCCCCAAGCTTGATTACTGAGCCAACTCCAGCTCCCTCGACGACTATCGACTCGCCGCCTCTTCCACTCAATCTCAGTTGGTGGTCACACCAACAGTGACTCTGCTCCCGCCACTCTCTTCCTCGGCCAGAGGATTTTCGTGTGGCTCACCAGGGTTATGTTGCCCGCGGGCATGTCTTCAACCCAACCCAGACAAAGCACGCGAACGCGTCCCGTCCATGTCCACCCGCAAGTTTTCACCATCTCCGCGGAAGGGTACGTGCTTTCCCCTTCAGGATTCCCTGCTCCCGGACGGGAGATCTACATGCGGATCCATGGcagccgccatcgtcaacccCGACACCTTGTTGGGCAGCagagccgcagcagcccctcAGCATTGGCACGTTCTCCAGCCGTAGCTCGGGGTGCCAATCCTCCCTCGTTTAGTcaggcctcggcgaggacatgTTGTCGTCGACAGTCAGCGGCCTGGTCGCGGTTctcgagccgccgcgactgAATCCAGTATCCTTGCCCCTGAGATTTCCGACACAGCAAGATGGATGCGGAGACATACTTCGTCAGCCAGGAAGCCGGGCTTTCGAATGAGATTCTAGACAGGCATGGTCCCAGTCGCGGTTGCTTTGCCGCCTGTCCCTTAGGAGATGAAGTGGCAGTCTGCAGCATAGATTTACATATGCTCATCTCAGCCCAGATTTGCCCTCGGCCATTTAGGTTGCGAGCGAATGAATACTGCCGATCTGCTCTGCATCCAACCTGGCGGCTACCTGCATCTCGCTTGCGGCGATCGAGAGACAAAATACAacggccgtcaaggacaagtGCAGCGGCTCATGGCGACGGCAGTTGCCGTGCTGAACCGGGCCGAGTCCTTTGTTGTCAAACCCGCCCTTACGGGTACTGTATCGCTGGGGTCATCAGCACAAACATCATCCGGCACAGGCACGTGGAAGGCTAGTGCATGAAGAAAGGTGCGTTTAATACGCGACCCCGTTGGCGAGCCTCGGGCGACCAACGTAAAAAAAGACCCACGGTAACGCATTGGGAAGCGTGTGCAGCCCAGCTGCCTCCGTCCCTGCTCTTTCTTGCAACGATAAGCAGCAAGCGAGCTCTTTCGTCGCAGCAACTTTGCCAAAAAGGTCATCGACAGATGCTTGTCACGCCCGGGCACATCTACGCCGTAAAATGAAGCCCCCTTTCGAGAATCGAATAGCTTCTTGGTAAGGTCATGATATGTTGGTGACGTCGTAAACCAAATTCGCAGGGTTAGCAGCCCAAATCCCCTCTGCTCGGCCTCTTGACATTGTTTCTTAGTGTTGTTAGTACCTACCATGTTCGGGTCACCGGCTGCTGCATCTCCGCCGAGTACCCGGCGCCACGGGCCCTGGCCGTGGGCCGTGGAGCCAGGACGGCCAACCGATAGTCAAGATCTCGAAGTCGTCATCTCGGGCAGACCAACAACGCACGCCTCACCCCCAGTCAGCCATTGCAGATGTATTTGGCTGTTGGCAATGGGCGTTTCCGAACATTTTCGGGAACATGGGCTTGGTCCCTTACTGCAATGCCATACCGCGGGATCGGGTACCAGTCGCGTCGCCAGACTCAGATCGCCTCTGCCccatggcagcggcagcggaaCCAAGACGGCAACTTTCCAGATCCTGCAGCCCTCCCGGGGGATGCAGTCAGCGGTGGCCCAGGGTTCGTGCCCCGTCCTGAGATCGGCCCGAGCGCGTGGCTCTGCATGGGGAGAGCTGCCGGGCTTCTGTGTCGCTCACGCGGGCCACGGAGCTGTCGGTTGACGCTGGAGGCCCGCGAGAGCCACGACTCCACAAGCGACACCCTCGCGAACGGCGGATTACCTTGTACAGACGTGCTTTACTCAAAACCAGCTGGGGGTTTGAGTAACGCTGGTCATTCAAACAAGATGAGATGGGGAGCAACGAATTCGTCGAACACGTCTCTCGAGACGTCGTCAACCATCGAGAGACCGTAGCTCGTAGAGTCGTCAGTCCAAATTCCCAATTTACATTTGTGCCGTGCCTGGAGTGTGTGCACCTACTAGGAATAtatgcacgcacgcatgcataTTGTTTCCGCGAGCATCCCcgagcgagctgctgcaggggTTGTTCGGGCAGCGTCCGGGAGCGATGACAGGCCTGCTGATAGGCGGACGGGCGAAGGGCCCTGGTCAGGTTCAGGCGGTGATTGTGGGGAGGACGGGAGGACGGGAGGACTGGAggtggtgttgatggtggtcggaggtggtggttggtggtggtggtggaggtgtTGGTGCAGCACGAGGCAGACGCGCGACACCTTCTGGCCAGACAGAGAGCCAGCCAGGAGCGGCAGTAATTGTAGGTATGGAGTACCTAGATTGGTATGCGCCAGACGGTgtgcgacgccgcgccgcacctTAGCAGCCCGCGTCCCCGGTACTTGGCTCGCTGCTGCGtgcgcgcccagcgccttTGACCGCAAAATAGGCAGGCAAGCCCGCGCTGGAAGCCTCACGTTGCACGAGTGCCACGGTCAAGCCGCTCCTCCCCAGTACAGTGGGTTGGACTAATATGGGCAGGGCCCGACCCGAGTGCGCGGTATAAGCCTGCGGACAGCCATCGcgagccagcagcaagcccaCAGTGTGCGCGACGCGGGTCGGGACGCAGGCTCGCATGCGCCGCCTCTCCGCATCAATCGGCTGCGTCCCTCCGCTCACACGGTCATGCATGGGCCGGCACGGTACCGAAAGATGGATCGGGCAATGCGATGCAGCCGAGCATCGATTCCTAAACTGCCCGTGCAGGTATCTCTGTCTgtcacccccccccccccctcttctctctctttctctttgcGCAAACAACCAAAACCCACCAGTCTGTGGACGAACCTGGAACCCCCATCAACGTATTTTGCACGCGCACTCGTTGGCGACCACATAACAAAAAAAGAAAGCAAATCCCTGAACCGCAAGACCCCGTGCCAAGCAAACTGAACAAACAATGGTGGTGTGTGATTCCGGAACGCCCGTGATAGCCTCTCCCTAGTGGTACCCGTCTGGGAACTTTCCCTCCCTGATGCCGCCCCTGCCGTGGTATCAGACATCACCCCCGCATACAGGACCTGTGCGTCCCTATTCCGACGCCGTCCAACTCGACGACCCCGGGGTCCCGTCCGTGTGGCGCAGGGCAAATGGCTGCTCGTGTCAcatccccgacgacgcccacacCGACGCGCTTCTGTCGTCAGTCTCCGTGTCCCCCAGCGCTTCTCCGACGCCCACTCCCGCCATGTGCTGCGCGCTCCGGTCATCTCCCTACATGACTGACGAGGCCAGCAGGCGCGATTCCACGTCGTCCATGCCGAGACCGTCCATGCGCGCGCCCTCCATGCCCTGCAaccggccctcgacggcctggaaACGGGGTTCGTAGGAGCCGGCGCGAGCCTCGAGATTCTCCATACGCTTCTCGATGTTATCTAGCCTCTGCTCTATCCGCATGAAGCTCTGCGCCATGTCGTGGCTCAAGCGGTCGAGCTTGTTTGTGAAGGATCGGATCGTCgtggcgagcggcgcgttCTCCTGTCCGGGCGTCCCGGATGGCACGCGCGGCTCGTGGTTATGGCGCGGCTCCTGCAGCGCAAACCGCCACTGGTTCCCCAGTTGGACCTCGCAGACGGCCTTGGCGCGAAAAGGGCAGTCGATTTTGCGCGTCGAGGGAttgcgcttcttggcggTGCTGTTGTACTTGACGCCGCCTCGGTCGCAGACGAGGTCGTAGCGCGTTGGCTTGCCGTCACGATAGTTTGAGGCGCGCagcttgacgatgccgtaCCCTTGGTCCTTGGCGACACGCTGCACCGACGCCATGAGGTCCTCAAAGGTCCGGAAGAtgccctcgggcggcggcaacaacgcgGGTGGGGGCGTGTTCGGCATCGTGGAGACGCGGCAGAGGGCCGGCGGAGCTTGGACGGGCGTgcgagacgatggcgatgtcgaagggcaggcaggggggcggcgacgggagagTGCGGCGGCTGATGAGGAGAGCTCAGAGACGAGGAGTCCCCTCCGATATATAAATCGGAACGGCAGGCCGAGCGAACTGCCGCGACTTGACTTGCGACGGGTGTTGGTCGCGGTCCGATGTACCAAATGAGCGAGGCTGGGCTGTAAGGATTTTCCAATCCGCACTGTCGACAAGTTAAGGTTTGGTGTTGATCCGGTCCGAGTGACAAGAGCCAATTACGGGCCGCGCTGCGCCAAGCAGCCGGGGGTCACCGCGCTAACGCGCCTGGGAGCCAGTAGGCTCAGGGCCCTCCAGCGCTCTTGCGCCCGCGCAGACAGATGCTG from Purpureocillium takamizusanense chromosome 3, complete sequence includes:
- a CDS encoding uncharacterized protein (COG:S~EggNog:ENOG503PB9A): MPNTPPPALLPPPEGIFRTFEDLMASVQRVAKDQGYGIVKLRASNYRDGKPTRYDLVCDRGGVKYNSTAKKRNPSTRKIDCPFRAKAVCEVQLGNQWRFALQEPRHNHEPRVPSGTPGQENAPLATTIRSFTNKLDRLSHDMAQSFMRIEQRLDNIEKRMENLEARAGSYEPRFQAVEGRLQGMEGARMDGLGMDDVESRLLASSVM
- a CDS encoding uncharacterized protein (EggNog:ENOG503P2KW~COG:S) produces the protein MPGVPSYRGCEACRKQKKKCDQAKPACSRCARLNIACIGCGQQRFKFKDETPHLRAADKQLSRRPPASAKVVFDPSRALTNPTTTTASAFISVLEITDPSYDLFCYGTFMNEIPLQLGHHEALDASAEALASCFSCVHTGNLSTSSISKYVRALNSVQKCLQNPKTAYSGETLCAIYLIMLVQGWIGKDDDSFPQHGQAMAHLLGVVVNRQLHDPQSTVMLITLTVSVLLESIFNPDIQLEPWLSTLAEVHRPTAPVQNVEGVVLTCLELQNMALMTEILRHPMQNISRMQSLYQIVRLDFPGLRRHLLDVIEPACSGPLDKLPLVLVRLQTRYQAAYCLLLSMGMTLNGMLRALNPYDPLLGEEMDVYCAEMLDLAERAKRRRPFGASHIPLGLLSAWAAMDDESQRPAIKRMIAEYDTGFGYVNWQAKAELLRPAYDTVRSRLAVSKLSSPDPGDVSDDSGCAMDEFNLGVSYAKAEDVCCIL
- a CDS encoding uncharacterized protein (EggNog:ENOG503PF37), with amino-acid sequence MPGVFSQLLSGSSLQNGPGWGLNGDGDGAAATSRPTHIFTLGSAPSGSSLNATSVRPAGYPPTAPPLYTFTGAPHAKPNIALYYGEAASPAANMIGEGKLSSFSSTTQMRVRGMPFTLRMSHMSGSVTLESPVTGKMKLKPNPMTGTGLALYDSSGNKVAKIRSGGGGGFGDKKQLEIYVPCDGMFIEVILLSFLTAKMLNKIVGDAVGEAVTSVVTA
- a CDS encoding Chitinase (EggNog:ENOG503P1F8~CAZy:GH18~COG:G), giving the protein MRFGFRHSRSPAPAARVNAAYYPSWRAYKDKTPASLDVESMTHVFYAFIGVNEDGSLKLLDEYADLQKPTDGQQGCLAALAELKRRHPHIKTLVSVGGANASAEFPALAAREQSRRTFAAQIREFCDRHSFDGVDVDWEHPKTTEEGRDFVKLLHSIRRALPPPQYLLTTALPVGEYCLRNIDLAEASRHLDFLNLMAYDFTGPWTEVCGHHAQLRAGGGGGAGHHHHGHHHYQHPDLATSGAAGVEYVISRRVPAGKILLGIPAYARFFPDAAEPGQGFGSGAGEIDYCDLPQEWIAKAHVDEARGAASLFEDGGDGGGKRFFSFDVPRTVMAKARYTQDVGLGGLFFWNGAGDMTGELSLVKAAYGVLVEHL